The genomic DNA AGCGCGTTTGAGGAGAAGCTCTTGCAGGGCGCCACCCTCGAGACGACACACGCACCCAAGCCGGGCTGGCTCTTGGACCTCGTATTTGCAGgcgaccagctcgagctgacACGCTCCGAGAACGCACAGCCGGCGATTCTCGCGTGCACGCTCGCACtgctcgccgtgctgcgccacgaGTTCGGCGTGGACCTGGTCAAGGAGCATATTCACTGGAGCGCGGGGcacggctcgggcgcgtacgcggccctcgtcgcctcgggctcCCTTCTCCAGGTCGATGCACTGCGTGCGTTGCGGTACCGCGGCCTTGAGGCGATGAAGTGCCTCGAGAACCACCCGGTGCTCTTCCCCGAAGGATCCAAGCGGCCTGCAAGTATATACGAGACGTGGGGCTTTGCGAACGCGGGCAGTGGCAAGGGCAGCGACCTGATTGTCGAGACGCTGCCTTCGGAGCCGTCTCCGGACGAAGACGGCTCGACGCGGAAGTGGAAAGGCACGCAGGTCAgcgcggtcgtcgtgcgcccgGGGCGTCTCCAAGACGCCTtgcgcgaggtcgacaCGGTGCAGCACGAGATCCACAACGGACTCGTGCCCGGcattgcgcgcgacgagttTGTCGCCGTGGCCAACGTCAACTCGCAGCTGCAAATGGTCGTGGCAGGAACGCGTGTTGGCGTGTCCTACGCGTgcgaccgcctgcgctTCAAGCTGctgggcgcgcgcgccgccaatCTGCCCGTCTCTGGCCCGTACCACACGTCGATGGTCAAGTCCGCGACGGACGCCTTCCGTGGCGTAGTCGACGTGATGCCGATCCACGATCCTTCGCCCGATCTGGCGGTCGTCTCGTCCCTCGACGGGCACGTCTACCAGGACAGCGTCGATATCCGCACCGATCTTGgcaatgcgctcgacgcgcctgTGCACTGGGTGCAGTCGATCAGCACcctggtcgagcagggggtgcgccgctttgTGTGCCTCGGCCCCGGCCGGGCCTGTGCGCACCAGCTGAGCAAAGAGCTGGCGTACTACGAAAAAAGCCTCGGCTCTGCTATGAACGACAAGTCCTCCAACTCCGAGTTTGAGGTATGGAGCGTTTCTACCACCCAGGGCatggagcagctcgcctccgccctgcgccgcgtgccgccggcgccatAGCTTGTACTTGTACCCCGATATATCACGTGACCCCCTACCGGTCCGCTTCCAACACCATGGCGGGGTACGGCGTGCTGTCGCGTGTCGTGTGCCTCTGCGCTCTTCTCGCCCTTGCGCTTGTCCCGGAACAGGCAGAGGGTGCGTCTCTGTCGACCAAGGTGCCTGCACATGAAAAGACGTGCTTCTACACCTGGGTGGACCAGCAGTACGAAAAGGTCGGCTTCTACTTTGCCGTGCAAGAGGGCGGCAACTTTGACATTGACTACTCGGTGCACAGTCCGTCGGACAAGGTGGTAATCGAGGGACAAAAGTCGTCGCAGGAAGACTATGTGTTTACCGGGAACGAGTACGGCGAGTACACGTTCTGCTTCGAGAACTACCTGAGCTCGGCAGAGGACAAGATGATCGACTTTGACATTACCGTCGAGTCGGAGCCACGTCTCGAGCTCccgctcgccaaggcctCGCTGCTGTCGGAGCAGTCGACGCCGGTCGAGGAGTCGATGCTCAAGATCGACTCGGACCTGATCGCCGTGGAACGCACCCTGCGCTACTTCCGCATGCGCGAGAACCACGGATACTCGCTCGTGGAAAAGACACGGAAACGCATCCTGCGCTACAGCATCATTCAAACGCTCATGATCATCTCCATTTCCACCGGCCAAGTATTTATCGTGCGCCTCCTCTTTGACAAGggctcgacgatgcgcaaCCGCGTCTAAACTATGTGATATATATACCCGTCTGTAGGCACCGCTCGCGCACTACGACGAAGACACGCGCCCCACTCCCCTTCTCGCATCCCCGGTAGcacggcacggcgctgctcgttGTGCTTACCTAATCCTCCTTTCGCACGCTCGCTTCTGACTCAATCCAACATGTCGGCTGCGGACGCCTTGACGGCGACCAAGAAGTTTGAGCTGATCTCGCGAGGCATCGAAGAGATTCTCGGTGCGGATGCTATCCACAAGATCCTTGAGGAAAACGAgcggccggtgcgctgctACTGGggcacggcgccgaccgGCCGCCCCCACGTCGGCTACCTCGTGCCCCTGACGAAGCTCGCCGACTTTTTGCGCGCGGGTGTTAATGTCAAGGTGCTCTTTGCGGGTGCGTGTCGCGACTAATTTAGATATCCATGCGTTCCTGGACAACATGAAGGCTCCGATCGAGCTCGTgaagcagcgcgccgagtacTACCAGCGCATTCTCATTGCCGTGATGCAGGcgatcggcgtgccgaccaACCAGATGACCTTTGTCCTCGGCTCGTCGTACCAGCTCACGGAAAAGTACAACTTTGACACctaccgcctcgcggcgatgGTCACGGAGCACGACGCGAAAaaggccggcgccgaggtcgtgaAGCAGGTCGCTTCGCCGCTCATCAGTGGTCTGCTGTACCCTGgtctgcaggcgctcgacgagcagtacctcgacgtcgactTCCAGTTCGGCGGTATCGACCAGCGCAAGATCTTTACGTTTGCCGAGCAATACCTGCCGAAGCTCGGCTACGCCAAGCGCTCGCACCTCATGAACGCCATGGTGCCGGGCATGAACGGCACCAAGATGTCCTCGTCGGACGTCGACTCCAAGATCGACTTCCTCGACTCGCCCGCGGACATCAAGCGCAAGATCAAGGGCGCCTACTGCATGCCGGGCGAGATTGAGAACAACGGTGTGATTGCGTTTGTCGGCTCGGTGCTCATGCCgatcgcgcgcgtgcgcgccgactcggtcgCGATGGGCGTCACGCCGGACCCGCACTGGGTCCGCCCGCTGGTCCcgagcgatgcgccggccggcacgctctTTACCATCCCCCGTCCGGAGAagtacggcggcgcgctgcactaCAGCACCTACGACCAGCTCGTGTCCGACTATAAAGAGCAAAAGGTGCACCCCCAGGACCTCAAGTCGGCCgtcaccgaggcgctgatcACCCTCCTGGAGCCGGTCTATCACATGTTTGAGACCGACGAGTCCTTCCGCAAGATCAAGGCGCAGGCCTACCCCGAAGACGAGCCGAAGGAGGTCAAGAAGAAGGTCAAGAAGGGTACGTATTTTTTTTTGTGCTGACGCAGTGAACCCCCGCATGGCGCCGTTCATCCTCAAATCCGAGGGCGGTCTCGCGGAgaccgaggaggaggccgcggcgaacgcggctgcggccggcgtgccgtacAAGCCCTCGCGGAAAGGCAAGAAGCaggacgctgcgccggccaacaccgacgcgccggccgacgcgccgaccgaggcgctcgccgcggtcgATCTGCAGAAATAAGTAGCTTCGTCCATGACGTAACGCACGTGGCATCCACTCCAGCAGGGTCCAGGTCCTGGCCCGGGCGTCCTTGCCACAACCATGCCGACGACTTCTGGTACGTAGATGCGCGGCTGACCCCGAGAGACTGCGAGCTTCCGCTTTAACCAGTAGGTGGCTTTTCTGACGCAGCACGATGCTCCGTGTGAAGGACCCCAAAAAGTCGCTCGACTTTTACCAGGACGTGCTGGGCATGACGCTCATTGACACGCACGAGGCCTCCGACTTTACGCTGTACTTTTTGGGCTACGAGCACCAGAAGGGTGTGCCCCGTGGCGAGCGtgaggcgctcctcgagctcacGTACAACCACGGCACGGAGAAGGACCCCGACTTCCACTACCACAACGGCAACACGGAACCCCAAGGCTTTGGCCACATTGCCATCTCGGTGGACAACATCCAGGAGGCGTGCGAGCGCTTtgagcgtctcggcgtgcgcttccAGAAGCGCCTGACAGGTACGTGCCTTGGCTAACGCAGACGGCAAAATGAAGACGATCGGTACGTTGCGCGACTCACGCAGCCTTTATCCTCGACCCCGACAACTACTGGATCGAGGTGGTTCCCTCGCAGGGCGGACAGTAACTGGTACAATCATGACTAGCATTACGTAGGTATGAAACCGTATCGTCTACAATACAAGGCACAGGCCACAAGCTGCGCCATCCATACGATATACACAAGATGGCGCGCGATAAAAAACCCATATACATCACGGCGCGTTTCCGCCGGTCATGGACATATTGCCGTTGCTCACCGCAGCGAGGaacgccgccgagctgggcTGCGCGCCCGCATTCGGCGCATTCTTGGCACACtgtgcctgcgcctgctggttcaggagcgcctgcgctgcggcggccgcctggacaatctgctcgcgcgagaGTGTCTCGGTCGAGACGGGGGGGCGGCCGCTGATGC from Malassezia japonica chromosome 1, complete sequence includes the following:
- the MCT1 gene encoding [acyl-carrier-protein] S-malonyltransferase (COG:I; EggNog:ENOG503P0FC); this translates as MTESLVSGSANPVKFVRAHAGKGAVLNYGRRTRSGANKALRAATGLGQAHDEHSAPKKPLPELRTFSQPSSSVNSLSWLKSGGAQQGTSDTGRPMPRKRTALILPGQGSQYVTMSRDLYDLFPAARHVWHEAEETLTAFMQGQPLTKDDMALASPLRSAFEEKLLQGATLETTHAPKPGWLLDLVFAGDQLELTRSENAQPAILACTLALLAVLRHEFGVDLVKEHIHWSAGHGSGAYAALVASGSLLQVDALRALRYRGLEAMKCLENHPVLFPEGSKRPASIYETWGFANAGSGKGSDLIVETLPSEPSPDEDGSTRKWKGTQVSAVVVRPGRLQDALREVDTVQHEIHNGLVPGIARDEFVAVANVNSQLQMVVAGTRVGVSYACDRLRFKLLGARAANLPVSGPYHTSMVKSATDAFRGVVDVMPIHDPSPDLAVVSSLDGHVYQDSVDIRTDLGNALDAPVHWVQSISTLVEQGVRRFVCLGPGRACAHQLSKELAYYEKSLGSAMNDKSSNSEFEVWSVSTTQGMEQLASALRRVPPAP
- the GLO1 gene encoding lactoylglutathione lyase (COG:G; EggNog:ENOG503NVC4) is translated as MPTTSETASFRFNHTMLRVKDPKKSLDFYQDVLGMTLIDTHEASDFTLYFLGYEHQKGVPRGEREALLELTYNHGTEKDPDFHYHNGNTEPQGFGHIAISVDNIQEACERFERLGVRFQKRLTDGKMKTIAFILDPDNYWIEVVPSQGGQ
- a CDS encoding uncharacterized protein (TransMembrane:1 (n10-21c28/29o190-211i); SECRETED:SignalP(1-28); EggNog:ENOG503NV0D; COG:U); the protein is MAGYGVLSRVVCLCALLALALVPEQAEGASLSTKVPAHEKTCFYTWVDQQYEKVGFYFAVQEGGNFDIDYSVHSPSDKVVIEGQKSSQEDYVFTGNEYGEYTFCFENYLSSAEDKMIDFDITVESEPRLELPLAKASLLSEQSTPVEESMLKIDSDLIAVERTLRYFRMRENHGYSLVEKTRKRILRYSIIQTLMIISISTGQVFIVRLLFDKGSTMRNRV
- a CDS encoding tyrosine--tRNA ligase (EggNog:ENOG503NUQ1; COG:J) — protein: MSAADALTATKKFELISRGIEEILGADAIHKILEENERPVRCYWGTAPTGRPHVGYLVPLTKLADFLRAGVNVKVLFADIHAFLDNMKAPIELVKQRAEYYQRILIAVMQAIGVPTNQMTFVLGSSYQLTEKYNFDTYRLAAMVTEHDAKKAGAEVVKQVASPLISGLLYPGLQALDEQYLDVDFQFGGIDQRKIFTFAEQYLPKLGYAKRSHLMNAMVPGMNGTKMSSSDVDSKIDFLDSPADIKRKIKGAYCMPGEIENNGVIAFVGSVLMPIARVRADSVAMGVTPDPHWVRPLVPSDAPAGTLFTIPRPEKYGGALHYSTYDQLVSDYKEQKVHPQDLKSAVTEALITLLEPVYHMFETDESFRKIKAQAYPEDEPKEVKKKVKKVNPRMAPFILKSEGGLAETEEEAAANAAAAGVPYKPSRKGKKQDAAPANTDAPADAPTEALAAVDLQK